The genome window TCCTACTTTAGCTTGCCTTTAACTACCTCTATTTTAATTTTCCCAGCAGCAATTTCTTGCATAGCCATACTAACCGGCTTAATAGTTTCATCCTCGGGAACAGTCAATAAAGGTGTTTCCCCATTGGTTAGCTGCCTGGCTCTTTTAGCAGTAGCCACCACCAAAGCATATTTCGAATCAGATCTTTTCATCATTTTATCTAAACAAGGTTGTTCCATTAAAAAACCTCCTTTCTATCTAAACGAGAAAGACGACACCTTTCAGCAATAATAATTGCCTGCAATTTTTTAACAGCTGCCGCCAGATCATC of Clostridia bacterium contains these proteins:
- a CDS encoding DNA-directed RNA polymerase subunit omega, with product MEQPCLDKMMKRSDSKYALVVATAKRARQLTNGETPLLTVPEDETIKPVSMAMQEIAAGKIKIEVVKGKLK